The Macaca fascicularis isolate 582-1 chromosome 11, T2T-MFA8v1.1 genomic sequence ATGCAGAGATTTAGCTTGTGACAGAGACCCTCCTGAACCTTGTGGTCTGAGTTTGAATGGAGGATATTTTCCTGAAGGAAATTTGAGATTTTATGCCTGAGAGGAAGAGTTGCTAGGTTGAAAGACAAAATGGCTACTatgtattggaaaaaaaaaaaaaatgatgacattAAGTTACTATGTTTCTATTGATTATAGTTCTTCATTTCCAATTTGCTTTAATTGAGATAACTTATGCCTCATagattcaaattaaaaatataattgtcatTATCATCATATCAAGCTTCTTGACTTCTATGTGAAAGGcactatattaaaattatgtttgctCATTACCCTAAGTTGAGATGAATGTAATCATTTcctattttaaagaataactaaATATAGAGCATAATTATATTCACTATCACCAAGTCAAACTTTCAtactatattttacttttcaagttAATTATAAGAAAATCTATTTACAGCAGTTTTTCCCATTGTCCTCTtcacataattttctttatacattttgtttacataatttttgttttaaaattaaaaagccaatCTTAAGCTTGGTgttgttaattttatataatattagcTTGAAGTTCtagcaaatgaaaattaaattgtaaACATGATTATATGATACTAATCATTTGAatactattttaagaaaaatatatgtcaaGTTGTATATTTACATTAGGAAATAGTGTAATCACACATATTTCTCTAAAGTTCTAACTATTATCTCACAGGTTTTTTATATAACATATTAGctaaataatacttttttaaaaactagtatgAGAAAAAAGAAGTCCAAATATATCACTAATAAAGCAAAGCATAATAGATGCAGTCAtccgcacactcacacacacagtcatgcaccacatgaTGACATTTTAGTTAATGACGGATTGCATATacgatggtggtcccataagattataatggaactgGCCTATATAGGAGTACcacttttttaaatctttcatgcCATATTTTTacgtaccttttctatatttagatacacaaatacttaccattgtgttataattgcctgtGGTGTTCAATACAGTAACATTCTGTACAattttgtagcctaggaacaataggctatacgTATAGCCTAGATGTGTTGTAGGCTATAcatatagcctagatgtgtagtaggctatactcTCAAGGTATGTGTAAgaacactctatgatgttcatatGGTGAGGAAGTTGCCTaataacacatttctcagaacatatttccATTGCTAAGTGACACATAACTGTATTATAATAACCTGGGATTCTTAGCAATTGTATTGGCCATAACAATTGCAAATGGTTGGGACTCAATTCAATCCATCTTaagcaaatacacacacaaacacacacacacacccacacacatacacacatatatatacacacacacacacaagatatcAGAGTActtcacagaattgaaggaaGAATTGTAAGCCTCAGGGCATCTCTGGCACATTGAAATTGGCACTCTCAGGATACTCTGCTGTCTATcatctctgcttttctctgtgtgGCAGGCttattctttctgtctttgtgacAGGTAAATATATTCTGGGCCTATATTCCTGAAACTCTATATCCATAGAAGAAAGAGATATTCACCATCCTCtaaacatgcatgtgtacataATAGCTCCAACTCCAACACATACACATGTTCCAGTTAAAAAGCCAGAGGAGTGATTCTTATTGTCCCTTCTTGGATTATTATGCCTACCCCTGGACCAATACCTTGAAGCCTGTTTATAGATTATGAATCTTTCAACTTGGGTCACATGGCACCCCTGGGGTCAAGGGCCAGGTTAGGTTATCAGACAGGAGGAGGAGATCTACTGGGTGAAGATGTTAAGTACCACAATAACCAAAGAGAAAGTTTGGTTAGAATAATTTGAATGATTACtctaattctttatttatttttgcttccctcCGGGTCAGAGATATAAAAACATTAGGTAGGTATGTGCAAACTCTGGAGTTAACAAGGGCAATATATGGGGGGAATGAGCATGCAGAGAGGCATATTGGAATCCTCAGGAGAAAATTAattggaaaatgttttcaaaattgtcaatctattcaaatatttagtTGAAATTTCAAATTACATTAAATGAGAGCTTAATATTTGTATGCTTAGCAAAAGTGACCATGAGTTTataaagatttagaaaattaATGTAACAGAACTGACTTTGTTCTATTGACAAAACCCAAACCCTAAAATTGATCCCAAAGTAATGCTTGGAAATGAAATGCTAAATTTCAGCAAATAAGTAATAATTAACTTTCTACATATGTGTCATGTCATATCTAGGGAATATTTAGTAAGTCTTTAGGATATTTCTTGATGAACTCTAATTTCTAATTGAACAACTTGAGATAACATATTCAATCTCTTCTCTATTATGCTTATCACATTGTCACCTAGAGAGATAGAAAGCGCAATATTAGCAGCATTCCTGACAGATGATTCttgaatactatttttttttcccaacagaaGAGCATTCCTCACACTTCCTTGTAAAATTTCTAATTTTGCCAATTTGATTTAAGTTTTACCTATTGAAGACATGAACTAAGGAAAGAATGTTAGTGACCCAGTCTATCTCcagaaacatttaacaaaatggtGTGCCTGTGATTGTGTTTATTTATGCATGAACATATATGGAGAGGGGACTCATAGCTTTTATCAGAATTTCCAAGGCATCTGTAAactaaaatatgctttaaaaccatttaaaatgGGGGAAACACAGAGTTATTGCTTATTTGAATAGAAATATGTCAGCAGCTGCCAGTCTGGAGGCCTTCCCACAGCTGTGCAGAACTTAGCTCTGCGCGCGGCTGTTGCCTCTGCTGCTCCCCGGGCTGGGGCTGTTTCCCTCTACAAACACGCCTCCAGTGTTCGCAGCCCTCATCCTGCCATACAGCCTCTGCAGGCACCCCAGCCTGAGGTCCAAGTGCGGGGACAGGAGCCACTGACTGCCTCCACGCTGGCCGCAGCACACCCCCAGGAACAGAAGCGGATGCTGAGAGAACGCTTGTTCCCGCTCATCCAAACAATGCATTCAAACCTGACGGGGAATATCACGGGAATACTGCTGGAGATCGACAACTCTGAGCTGCTGCACATGTTAGCGTTCCCCCAGTCTCTCCACTCTAAGGTGGATGAAGCGGTAGCAGTTCTACAGGCTCATCATGCCAAGAAAGAAGCTGCCCAGAAGGTGGGCGCTGTTGCTGCTGCTACCTGTTAGACAAGGAAAAATCGATTCAAAAGCCAATTAACCCCTCATGAAGTTCAGCTCAAGGTTTGAAGACTTCCTAGCTTGTCCTATGGACCTCAACACCAAGAACTACAAATTGCAAATTTAATAGGTAATTTTGTATCAAAACGTCAATTATGAAGTGCCTAGAATTTTTCAATTATACAAATATGGTCTCAGGGTTCTGCTGTGGCCCagtgttaacttttttttctattgtgggTTTTGATTTGTCCTCCAATAAATTGGTTTATTTCGTGTACCCAAGTCTTAACAtttctcaataaagaaaaaaaactccataaaaaaagaaatatgtcagCAATTTTTACCCTTTGGTCTTAGTTCATTCCACTGAGAACCTGCTAAATACATTGAATACTAATATGAAATGAACAATACTCAGAAATACATATCTGGAGCTTGTATGAGCTGAACTCTGTTACATTCCATACATTACCTAATTTAATGCTTGACCACCttttgaaaaaggtaatatcatGCCCATATTACAGTTGAGAATACTGCAGCTCAGAAGcatgaaatacaaaaaagtaaaatactttcCCAGGGTCATATAACAGCAAATGACAACAACCAAAACCGGGATCTATTTCTAGTTCTCAATCCCATCATGTTGCCAGGAATGtggtagacactcaataaacatGAATTGAACTTAACATGTCGGCATGAGGAAAGCGTGATAGCAAGATAAGAATAAACATATCACCTCTCATTAAACTGTTCTTCAAGTAAATAAACTATAATATTCTTTGTATCCCATCCAGTCtcataaatatgtttttcatattttaaattttaaaaatatatttgattatcattttatttaaagtcaTCTTAATGGAAACAAGAGACACTGGAGGCTGCTTGAGTGGGGGAAGGTGAGATGGGTGTGTGGGTTGGAAtgctacctattgggtactatgctcgcCTACCTTGGTCACGGAATCATTAATGCACCAAACCTCAACAACACTCAATTGAgccatgtaacaaaccagcacatgtaccttctgaacccaaaataaaagtaggaaaaaaagtcATCTCAACATTATAATCACTTGGAAAGAACATGTCTTCAGAATGAGGCAGAATTCCTTAGAAGTCCAAAGCTGTTAAACTATCACATCATTTCTTCTGGGCACTCTACTGCCACTAATGGCAGCATAAGGTCACATTAGCCTCTTAGATGTACATATCACATTGTTAATTACAATCAAGGAAACCTAACTCATCTTCATGTAGGATTCTATTAAACCACATCTTCTTCATTTATAGAGATGCTGCAGGTTTTGGGACACAATTAtagcattttacttttatttctatgaCATATGAAATGTTAAGGTCAATTTATTCCAATTGTAACCAATTAAGAACTTTAGGATACTGAGTGCTACCTAATATTAGCATTCCTTccttttgtaaaacaaaatgattGAATTTACAGAttaatccaaaggaaatataaatatagcttgaaaagggagaaattattatcattatcttaTCTTTCATCTTCTTATCTCAATGATAAAATTAATAAGTGGTTATTTAGATTACACCTTTTCATTTGCCctcagaggagagggagggattgAATCTTTTTACCTAGTAGAATTAGCCATAAAACATTTCTCCCTGCTGAGGATCTCCTCCCcttccaaaaaacagaagaagaagaagaagaggaagaggaagaggaagaagacgACGACCACACACTGTGGGTGAAAATCTTTATTActctaaatcaacagaatataagTGGggggtggctgaggtgagagagagCAGTAGAGAAGGACATCACCCATGACTATTTTCCTTTAATCCCTGCTGCACCCCCTGAGGCAGCACAGACAATTGGGAATGATTAGACTTTGTCACATTTTAAAGCTATGTGAGAAATTAATTAAACTGTAGAGTTGCTGGAAAGCAACTAAAACAAAATGGAAGATTACTTTTGGTGTGTcctgagaaagaaatgaagtcacATCATTTAGAAAGCtaaaggagtttctctgaaatctgtcCTGTGCCTTGCAGTCATACGGTTGGGCACTGAAGCGTGTCTTATGAAAATCATCAGTCTGGCTTGTTATaagtaaaaatttataaaagtctGACTGGAAATATTCTAACTTAAATCACCAAAGTCTACTGCAGGCCATGATAGAAATAGAGATAAAATCTGAATCTCTCACAGACCCAAGGGCTGTCCCAGCCTAAGACACAAGAAACACAGGCAGAAAAAGAATCCATGGAATTAGTTTGATAATTATACTTTAACCAATGAATATGTGACAGCTGTCAAGGGGAAGGAGCCAAGAAGGAATAAAGTAGGGTAGGGGGAGGTTGCTTATCAACTTTTGAGGTGCCTGGTTTTAAGCTTGGCTAGGGAAAATTATTATGGTTTTTGAAATGCACCCTGAAAAGATAAGATAGGATGCTGGAGAGACACAATCTCAGGGCATAGATAGTGAGGTATTGTCAgtatttaaaatgagagatttaAAATTCCCAAAGTTAGGgataaattttattaaacatcTCTTTAATCTTCTTAATATCCTGTCCTTTAAAGGTTATCTGAAGAACTGTattttagaactgataaatgaagaGGCATAAGTTTAAGCCTTATTTTAGTTTGAAGATGAAGGTAGAtcatcttatttaaaattaaaatgagagaaCAACTAACCACTGAGGTAACCCTATAATATGATGTTTgtattttacattaatattttcttgtatgaatgaatgttttgttgttgttgttgttgttgttgttgttgttgtttgagacaaagtgttggctctgttgcccaggctggaatgcaacctacacctgctgggctcaagccattctcctgcctcagccacctgagtaactgggattacaggtgtgcaccatgacacccagctaatttttgtatttttagtagagacagtgttttaccatattggccagactggtcttgaactcctaacctcaggtgatccgcctgccttgggctccaaaagtgctgaaattataggtgtgagccaccacacccagcctacaattaatattttaaatttgtgctTTATTAACGCTGAATATGGGAGgggaaaactaaatatataattacatatgtaCAAAATAGGTAGCAAGTCCACATCCATGAGCTACTGTGATCAGTTACAAATGGTCAGTAGTCTAATAAAATTGTGACTTTTACTCCTGTGTCTTTGGTAAGTGTTAAAAAGATATAATGGCATATATCTCCTTATTTTTAGctgagatatataaaaatattttcttttgaatgaaATAAATGCAACAGAGAGAAGTTACATGGCATGCCTAAATGTGCAAATCATGGAAGAGGGAGACTTTGAATACCTAGCTTCCTTCTGGTACACAAAATATCCTCAATTTCTCCACTTTTTTGCATATTAGAAAAGAATAACAGAGAAACAATATAATATCCAAGCCTAATTAATAATCCATAGTTGGTAGAAATTCACTGTTTGATTTGCtgcctaaaagaaaatatttatgttctttAGTGACAAAGAAAAATAGTAGAAAGAAATCAGGAtgatcaagaagaaaaatattgggAAACTGTGAGAAAGAATCCACAACAGgaaaatttttacattaattaagTGTTTCGATCCAACAAGAGGTATTTGTGCAGACACATCGGAAGAAATTTACCTGtaagttttagtttttaacatATGTTTAAGGACTCAagcattaaaaagttaatattgaATATTAATTTCTTGTGATAGTATCCAGGTAATCATTTTCAGAATAATCATCTACTTCTTTAAACAATAAAA encodes the following:
- the LOC141408101 gene encoding polyadenylate-binding protein 4 is translated as MVATPPPGNLDLSQADSNPLPLAGWNPSQWVLTCEKYVSSCQSGGLPTAVQNLALRAAVASAAPRAGAVSLYKHASSVRSPHPAIQPLQAPQPEVQVRGQEPLTASTLAAAHPQEQKRMLRERLFPLIQTMHSNLTGNITGILLEIDNSELLHMLAFPQSLHSKVDEAVAVLQAHHAKKEAAQKVGAVAAATC